A single genomic interval of Adhaeribacter pallidiroseus harbors:
- a CDS encoding 3-keto-disaccharide hydrolase — protein sequence MKNKNPLRLWGLRIGFFFWSNLAVHAQNPHANKDKQIFTSLFDGHSLSGWHTIPGGNWQVVNGAIVGTSTKDEKRHGLLVSDKVYQDFTVKVKFRPVTGNSGFYFRCEETNNEVGVHGFQAEIDPEKDAGGLYETGGREWVVQPKPEDVKRWLKPGLWNDMTIIARGGYVVVFINGYKTASLSNDPGRPEGHLALQLHGGQDMHVLFKDIQIAEE from the coding sequence ATGAAAAATAAAAACCCTCTGCGCCTGTGGGGGCTGCGGATAGGATTCTTTTTTTGGAGTAATCTGGCGGTACATGCTCAGAACCCTCACGCAAATAAAGATAAACAGATTTTCACTAGCTTATTCGATGGACATTCTTTAAGTGGCTGGCATACTATCCCGGGCGGTAACTGGCAGGTAGTAAATGGGGCTATTGTGGGCACCAGCACCAAAGACGAGAAACGGCACGGTTTACTCGTGAGCGATAAGGTTTACCAAGATTTTACCGTAAAAGTAAAGTTTCGACCCGTAACCGGCAACAGTGGTTTTTACTTTCGCTGCGAAGAAACTAACAACGAGGTGGGTGTTCATGGTTTTCAGGCCGAAATTGATCCGGAAAAAGATGCGGGTGGTTTGTACGAAACCGGCGGGCGCGAGTGGGTCGTGCAGCCTAAACCCGAAGACGTAAAACGCTGGCTCAAGCCTGGTTTGTGGAACGATATGACTATTATTGCCCGGGGCGGTTACGTAGTCGTGTTTATTAATGGTTACAAAACGGCTTCGCTTAGTAATGATCCAGGCCGCCCGGAAGGCCATCTGGCTTTGCAACTGCACGGCGGCCAAGATATGCACGTGCTGTTTAAGGATATTCAGATTGCAGAGGAGTAA
- a CDS encoding LLM class flavin-dependent oxidoreductase: MKEKKIRLSVLDQSPVRKGGTARQALLETVQLAKTADKLGYHRFWVSEHHNTRGLAGSSPEVLVAHVAGKTQYIRVGSGGVMLPHYSALKVAENFRLLESLFPGRIDLGIGRAPGSDRITAHALNPYNTFNEQDFVQQLTDLNHYLNDTFEAGTDLVHIRATPNAETVPAVWLLSSSGQSASFAAHFGFGFSFAHFINPNGGPQMVKAYCSQFQPSENLPAPEANASVFVLCADTDEKARELQAVMDLLMLRIEKGIRAGVPPYEDAIAQQYTEAELARIQYNRQRMVAGTPEQVKAKLTEMATAYHVDELVIVTITHDFADRLRSYELLAQVFELPRPTAALNWKPEPGFYA, from the coding sequence ATGAAAGAGAAAAAAATTCGCTTAAGTGTGCTCGACCAATCGCCGGTTCGCAAAGGCGGTACGGCGCGCCAGGCGCTTTTGGAAACGGTGCAACTGGCCAAAACTGCCGACAAGCTAGGCTATCATCGTTTCTGGGTATCGGAGCACCACAACACCCGCGGTTTGGCCGGCTCGTCGCCGGAAGTTTTAGTGGCGCATGTAGCTGGTAAAACCCAGTACATCCGGGTGGGCTCCGGGGGCGTAATGCTGCCGCACTACAGCGCTTTAAAAGTAGCCGAAAATTTCCGGCTGCTCGAAAGCCTTTTTCCGGGCCGGATTGATTTAGGAATTGGCCGGGCTCCGGGTAGCGACCGGATTACGGCGCACGCGCTTAATCCTTACAATACCTTTAACGAGCAAGATTTTGTGCAGCAGCTTACCGATTTAAACCATTACCTAAACGATACTTTTGAAGCAGGCACCGATTTAGTCCACATCCGGGCTACGCCTAATGCCGAAACAGTACCGGCGGTTTGGTTACTGAGTTCAAGTGGGCAAAGTGCTAGTTTTGCGGCGCATTTTGGTTTTGGCTTTTCGTTCGCACACTTTATTAATCCTAACGGTGGTCCGCAGATGGTAAAAGCCTACTGCTCGCAATTTCAGCCGTCCGAGAATTTGCCCGCGCCGGAAGCTAATGCCAGCGTATTTGTATTATGCGCCGACACCGACGAAAAAGCACGCGAATTACAGGCAGTTATGGATTTATTGATGCTTCGGATAGAAAAAGGCATTCGAGCGGGGGTGCCACCCTATGAAGATGCTATTGCTCAGCAATATACCGAAGCCGAACTGGCGCGCATTCAATACAACCGCCAGCGCATGGTAGCGGGTACGCCGGAGCAAGTAAAAGCAAAACTAACCGAAATGGCTACTGCCTACCACGTAGACGAACTGGTTATTGTAACCATTACCCACGATTTTGCCGACCGGCTGCGCAGTTACGAATTACTGGCCCAGGTTTTTGAATTGCCTCGTCCTACTGCTGCCCTGAACTGGAAGCCCGAGCCCGGTTTTTATGCCTAG
- a CDS encoding PQQ-dependent sugar dehydrogenase, with the protein MSNKKTLRKQLLTGSCWSLLVLAFYACTNLGHEKKVLVFTQPKTSPEAATAGVFALQKLAPDHKFKVDTAFTASRITEDSLKNYAAVVFLNSSPEALGHSQQVDLERFVQAGGKVIKPEPVTTPEKFNDATYQKQLGTNIESEIAKTEKLDYSKATVARVPEESRFVQQVLDQNLDEPMQMTVLDEGKVLFIERRGNVKLYDPAKKATRVISKFTVHTEGNYEDGLLGVTKDPNFSKNHWVYFYYSPEVKESKQNLSRFTMIGDSLDMKSETLVMEVPVQRETCCHSAGGLVFGPEGYLYISTGDNTSSKESDGFSPLDERPGRGPFDSQKSSGNTNDLRGKILRIIPKAEGGYDIPEGNLFPKGTPKTRPEIYVMGTRNAFRFSIDAKTKYLYWGDVGPDGGKDGPQGPRSYDEWNQARKAGNHGWPYFVGDNKPYSDWDFATNTAGPLFDPARPVNKSPNNTGMEVLPPAQLPMIWYPYDESKEFPELGKGSRSAMAGPVYYSEMYGDSKKKFPAYYDGKLFIYEWARSWVKVISFNEDGTLKKIEPFLPNSEVFKPIDMQFGPDGAMYLLQYGANYFARNPDARLVRIEYTEGNRAPVATIVADKQVGAAPLQVKLSAKESYDYDKTDKLTYEWRLTPGGEVTSREADATFTLDKPGVYKPELTVKDDKGETTITQTEIKVGNEPPQVVVDITGNRSFFFDNNTFNYNVKVSDKEEGSLGQGIDASQVVLAFDYLPQGKDYALISAASKSGNVATKFLKGKALIDGSDCKSCHDLEKKSIGPSYKMVSERYAAAGENSVGFLAEKIIKGGNGNWGHSLMAAHPQHSKAETSDMVRYILSLSATNNAGGSLPLQGKFTTKEHIGTGEEGSYIITASYRDKGSEFTGPLTDRKTLVLRHPKVQAEDYDGYQQINTQRPPNSGGLGYVDKIQNNSWISFKNIDLTGIESLVFRVNANGTRYPGGTIEVHSGSLEGPVVATAVIKNTMVEAKGPLMANDPRWTEIAASVTNSGAKPQDLYVVFQNKEVAKRDLFLLDWINFNRKSPRS; encoded by the coding sequence ATGTCAAACAAAAAAACATTACGAAAACAACTACTTACGGGCTCCTGCTGGAGTTTATTGGTCCTGGCTTTTTACGCGTGTACCAACCTGGGGCACGAGAAAAAAGTTTTAGTTTTTACGCAACCTAAAACCAGTCCAGAAGCCGCTACGGCCGGCGTTTTCGCGCTGCAAAAATTAGCACCCGACCACAAATTTAAAGTAGATACTGCTTTTACGGCTTCCCGGATAACCGAAGACTCTTTGAAAAACTATGCGGCCGTGGTATTTTTAAATTCCAGCCCCGAAGCCCTGGGTCATAGCCAGCAGGTAGATTTAGAGCGGTTTGTGCAGGCCGGTGGTAAAGTAATTAAACCCGAGCCAGTAACTACTCCCGAAAAGTTTAACGATGCGACATACCAGAAGCAACTAGGAACCAACATTGAATCGGAAATTGCGAAAACTGAAAAGCTCGACTACAGCAAAGCAACCGTAGCCCGCGTGCCCGAAGAAAGCCGCTTTGTGCAGCAAGTTCTGGATCAAAACCTGGATGAGCCCATGCAAATGACCGTGCTGGACGAAGGCAAGGTATTGTTTATTGAACGCCGCGGTAACGTGAAACTGTATGACCCGGCTAAAAAAGCAACCCGGGTAATTTCTAAATTTACCGTGCACACCGAAGGCAACTACGAAGATGGTTTGCTGGGCGTAACCAAAGACCCGAATTTTTCAAAAAACCATTGGGTGTATTTCTATTATTCCCCGGAAGTAAAAGAATCCAAGCAAAACTTATCCCGGTTTACCATGATCGGCGATAGCCTGGATATGAAATCCGAAACTTTGGTTATGGAAGTGCCGGTGCAACGCGAAACTTGCTGCCACTCGGCCGGTGGTTTGGTATTTGGCCCGGAAGGTTACCTGTACATTTCTACCGGTGATAATACCAGCTCCAAAGAATCCGATGGTTTCTCGCCGCTGGATGAACGTCCCGGTCGCGGACCTTTCGATTCGCAGAAATCATCGGGTAATACCAACGATTTACGCGGTAAAATTTTACGCATTATCCCGAAAGCCGAAGGTGGTTACGATATTCCGGAAGGTAACTTGTTCCCGAAAGGCACCCCAAAAACTCGTCCCGAAATTTACGTGATGGGTACCCGCAACGCTTTCCGGTTCTCCATCGATGCCAAAACCAAATATTTATACTGGGGCGACGTAGGCCCGGATGGCGGTAAAGACGGTCCGCAAGGCCCGCGCAGCTACGACGAATGGAACCAGGCCCGCAAAGCCGGTAACCACGGCTGGCCGTATTTTGTAGGCGATAACAAACCGTACTCCGATTGGGATTTTGCTACCAACACGGCCGGTCCACTTTTCGATCCCGCCCGACCAGTAAACAAATCGCCGAACAATACCGGTATGGAAGTATTACCGCCGGCGCAATTGCCGATGATCTGGTACCCGTACGACGAATCGAAAGAGTTTCCGGAATTAGGCAAAGGCTCACGTAGCGCCATGGCGGGTCCGGTGTATTACTCCGAGATGTACGGCGACAGCAAAAAGAAATTCCCGGCTTATTACGATGGCAAGTTATTTATCTACGAGTGGGCCCGCAGCTGGGTAAAAGTTATCAGCTTTAACGAAGATGGTACTTTAAAGAAAATTGAGCCTTTCCTGCCGAATTCCGAAGTATTTAAACCGATTGACATGCAGTTTGGTCCGGATGGGGCCATGTATTTACTGCAATACGGGGCCAATTACTTTGCCCGTAACCCCGATGCCCGTTTAGTACGCATTGAATACACCGAAGGCAACCGCGCCCCGGTGGCCACGATTGTGGCGGATAAGCAAGTAGGAGCGGCCCCGTTACAGGTAAAATTATCGGCCAAAGAATCGTACGACTACGACAAAACCGATAAGTTAACGTACGAGTGGCGCTTAACGCCGGGCGGTGAAGTTACTTCGCGCGAAGCCGATGCCACTTTTACCCTGGATAAGCCGGGTGTATACAAACCCGAGCTTACCGTGAAAGACGACAAAGGTGAAACCACCATTACCCAAACCGAAATTAAGGTAGGTAACGAACCACCGCAGGTAGTAGTGGATATTACCGGCAACCGGTCGTTCTTCTTCGATAATAATACTTTTAATTACAACGTAAAAGTAAGCGATAAAGAAGAAGGCAGCCTAGGCCAGGGAATTGATGCCAGCCAGGTAGTATTAGCTTTTGATTATTTACCGCAGGGCAAAGATTACGCGCTGATTTCGGCGGCTTCTAAATCGGGCAACGTGGCTACTAAATTTTTGAAAGGAAAAGCCTTAATTGATGGCAGCGATTGTAAATCGTGTCACGATTTAGAAAAAAAATCCATCGGGCCGAGCTACAAAATGGTGTCGGAACGTTATGCGGCGGCCGGCGAAAATTCGGTTGGTTTCCTGGCCGAAAAAATTATTAAAGGCGGTAATGGCAACTGGGGGCACAGCTTAATGGCGGCGCATCCGCAACACAGCAAAGCCGAAACTTCGGATATGGTACGGTATATTTTATCGCTTTCGGCTACTAACAATGCGGGGGGCAGCCTGCCGTTACAAGGTAAGTTTACCACCAAAGAGCATATCGGTACCGGCGAGGAAGGGTCGTACATTATTACGGCTAGTTACCGCGATAAAGGCAGCGAGTTTACCGGCCCATTAACTGACCGTAAAACCTTGGTGCTGCGCCACCCGAAAGTGCAAGCTGAAGATTATGACGGCTATCAGCAAATTAATACGCAGCGACCGCCTAATTCCGGTGGTTTAGGTTACGTCGATAAAATTCAAAATAATTCCTGGATTTCGTTTAAAAACATCGACCTGACCGGTATTGAAAGTTTAGTGTTCCGGGTGAATGCCAACGGTACCCGGTATCCGGGCGGTACCATTGAGGTACACAGCGGTTCTCTGGAGGGGCCGGTAGTAGCTACGGCGGTAATTAAAAATACTATGGTGGAAGCCAAAGGCCCGTTAATGGCCAACGATCCGCGCTGGACGGAAATAGCGGCTTCTGTTACCAATTCCGGTGCTAAACCGCAGGATTTGTACGTAGTGTTCCAAAACAAAGAAGTGGCTAAACGCGATTTGTTCTTACTCGATTGGATTAACTTTAACCGGAAAAGCCCGCGATCTTAA
- a CDS encoding NAD(P)-dependent oxidoreductase, which yields MKANLKIAVLGGTGKAGQYLVHQLLAKSIPFKILVRNPEKFKKIDPLIQVVYGNAQDYTSISALLEGCQAVISTLGLGQPASKPTLFSQATTHILQAMQAHAISRYIAITGLNVNTPSDKKSPKTQAATGWMYTHYPISTQDKQTEYEILAASKTDWTLVRLPLIEQTDERRKIQVSLEDCPDDKISATDLACFLIEQLDSDEFVKQAPFIANS from the coding sequence ATGAAAGCAAATTTAAAAATAGCCGTATTGGGCGGCACCGGAAAAGCCGGTCAATACCTGGTTCATCAACTTCTTGCCAAAAGTATTCCTTTTAAAATTCTCGTCCGCAATCCGGAAAAATTTAAAAAAATAGACCCGCTTATTCAAGTAGTTTATGGCAATGCCCAGGATTACACCAGTATATCGGCTTTACTGGAAGGCTGCCAGGCGGTAATCAGCACTTTGGGTTTAGGGCAGCCCGCTAGCAAACCTACCCTTTTCAGCCAAGCTACCACGCATATTTTACAGGCGATGCAAGCGCACGCCATTTCGCGGTATATAGCTATAACCGGCCTGAATGTAAACACGCCATCTGATAAGAAAAGTCCGAAAACGCAAGCAGCTACCGGTTGGATGTACACGCATTACCCCATCAGTACCCAGGATAAACAAACCGAGTACGAGATTCTGGCCGCCAGTAAAACAGACTGGACTCTGGTTAGATTGCCTTTAATTGAGCAAACCGATGAAAGAAGAAAAATACAGGTAAGTTTAGAAGATTGCCCGGACGATAAAATCAGCGCCACGGACTTAGCCTGTTTTCTGATAGAACAATTAGACTCGGATGAATTTGTAAAGCAAGCGCCCTTTATCGCTAATAGCTGA
- a CDS encoding sugar phosphate isomerase/epimerase family protein, with amino-acid sequence MINRRNFLKQAGSLTLGAAALPFLANAAAKPKAAGIQLYTVRKELEASVPNTLKKLAAYGYKELESARSAKGNYYGYSPKEFKKLVHDLGMNLRSGHVHIDKDWQKTVADAAETGQQYLVCSSLPSEGQTISNYQKVANQFNKAGEECKKAGLIFGYHNHEYEFEKVEGKVLYDLLLAETDPNLVKWELDLGWVVASGFDPIDYFTRYPNRFPLWHLKDMKKSEPVSTEFGKGSLNIARLFQNADKSGLKYYFVEQEEYAGDPMDSVKHNIDYLNKLKV; translated from the coding sequence ATGATAAATCGTCGGAATTTTCTAAAACAAGCTGGCTCTCTTACGTTGGGGGCGGCTGCGCTTCCTTTTCTGGCCAATGCGGCTGCCAAACCCAAAGCGGCCGGCATTCAATTATATACGGTCCGGAAAGAACTGGAAGCCAGTGTGCCCAACACTTTAAAAAAATTAGCGGCTTATGGCTACAAAGAACTCGAATCGGCGCGAAGCGCGAAGGGTAATTATTACGGCTATTCACCCAAAGAATTTAAAAAACTGGTACACGACTTAGGCATGAACCTGCGCAGTGGCCACGTGCACATCGATAAAGACTGGCAAAAAACGGTGGCTGATGCCGCCGAAACGGGTCAGCAGTATTTGGTTTGTTCGTCGTTACCCAGCGAAGGCCAGACCATTAGCAATTACCAGAAAGTAGCCAACCAGTTTAACAAAGCCGGCGAAGAATGTAAAAAAGCCGGTTTAATATTTGGCTACCACAACCACGAGTACGAGTTCGAGAAAGTGGAAGGCAAAGTGTTGTACGATTTGTTACTGGCCGAGACGGACCCGAACCTGGTAAAATGGGAATTGGATTTAGGTTGGGTAGTAGCCTCCGGTTTCGACCCGATTGATTATTTTACCCGCTACCCGAACCGTTTTCCGTTGTGGCACTTAAAAGATATGAAAAAGTCGGAACCGGTGAGTACCGAGTTTGGCAAAGGCAGCTTAAACATTGCCCGCTTGTTCCAGAACGCCGATAAATCCGGTTTAAAATACTACTTTGTAGAACAAGAAGAATACGCCGGCGACCCCATGGACAGCGTAAAACACAATATTGATTACTTGAATAAGCTGAAGGTTTGA
- a CDS encoding formylglycine-generating enzyme family protein yields MNLNKFFLSGTILLLLTTGFANKPQPSTAVAALQEEKFDSYKELIPGSKVSFELVPVKGGEFLMGSPATEAKRKPDEGPQHKVKIEPFWMGKYEVTWDEFEIFVYKEIEKQSQNASSMAATGPSDAVSRPSPPYLDMTFGMGKSGFPAINMTQFGALTYCKWLTAKTGHFYRLPTEAEWEYACRAGATTAYAFGDDPAQLDEYGWNFNNSNAGTKKVGSKKPNAFGLYDMHGNVAEWTLDQYDPNFYTQFAKNTATNPWLKPTKLYAHTLRGGSWDDDPDALRSAARQFSKPVWKQRDPQIPKSQWWFTDAPFIGFRVVRPLKQPSAEEIAKYWSEPIKDYGS; encoded by the coding sequence ATGAATTTAAATAAATTTTTTTTATCCGGGACAATTCTTTTGCTGCTAACTACCGGATTTGCCAACAAACCCCAACCTTCTACCGCTGTCGCTGCTCTTCAAGAAGAAAAATTCGATTCTTATAAGGAGCTTATTCCGGGTTCTAAAGTTTCTTTTGAGTTAGTACCCGTAAAAGGTGGCGAGTTTTTGATGGGCAGCCCGGCCACCGAAGCCAAGCGCAAACCCGATGAAGGACCGCAGCACAAAGTAAAAATTGAACCCTTCTGGATGGGTAAATACGAAGTTACCTGGGACGAATTTGAAATTTTCGTGTACAAAGAAATAGAAAAGCAATCTCAGAATGCTTCTTCTATGGCCGCCACCGGCCCTTCCGATGCGGTTTCGCGGCCTAGCCCGCCGTACCTCGATATGACCTTTGGCATGGGTAAAAGTGGCTTTCCGGCCATAAACATGACCCAGTTTGGCGCGCTAACTTACTGCAAGTGGCTTACCGCCAAAACCGGGCATTTTTACCGTTTACCCACCGAAGCCGAATGGGAGTACGCCTGCCGGGCCGGGGCTACTACCGCTTACGCCTTTGGCGACGATCCCGCTCAGCTGGATGAGTATGGCTGGAACTTTAACAACAGCAACGCCGGCACTAAAAAAGTAGGCAGTAAAAAACCCAACGCCTTTGGCTTGTACGACATGCACGGCAACGTAGCCGAATGGACCCTGGACCAGTACGATCCTAACTTTTACACCCAATTTGCTAAAAATACCGCTACCAACCCATGGTTAAAACCAACTAAGTTATACGCCCACACCTTACGGGGCGGTTCCTGGGACGATGATCCGGATGCGTTGCGCAGTGCGGCCCGGCAATTCTCGAAACCCGTCTGGAAGCAGCGCGACCCGCAGATTCCGAAAAGCCAGTGGTGGTTTACCGATGCGCCTTTTATTGGGTTTCGGGTGGTGCGACCACTTAAACAACCTTCCGCCGAAGAAATTGCGAAATACTGGTCGGAGCCGATTAAAGATTATGGGTCCTGA
- a CDS encoding Gfo/Idh/MocA family protein → MSEEKDLQNPFPHLSRRGFFKGSAALLGGALVSQIPFETNAYARYGADDTLKIALVGCGGRGRGAAIQALSTQGKVKLVAMADAFRDNLDESFTIIGTRFPDKNRFDVPEKNKFVGFDAYKKAIALADVVILATPPGFRPIHFEEAVNAGKHIFAEKPMATDAPGVRRVLAAAEVAKKKNLKVVVGLQRRYQNAYLETLKRVNDGSIGDITSAQAYWHNAGVWVRPRKEGQTEMEYQMRNWYYFNWLCGDHILEQHIHNIDVINWVKNAYPVSAQGMGGRQVRNGKDHGEIFDHHYVEFTYADGTIFNSQCRHQPGTMNRVEEVLIGTKGRVTLSGDGKGVVTDLKGTSIYNHRAKNDPDPYQTEHDRLFAAIRNNTPVNDAEYGAKSTMTAILGRNATYSGQVVKWDDALNTQLSIMPEKFAFDAPTPTKPDANGFYPIPTPGVTRVI, encoded by the coding sequence ATGAGCGAAGAAAAAGACCTCCAAAATCCATTTCCCCATCTGTCGCGGCGGGGTTTCTTTAAAGGTTCAGCGGCCCTTCTGGGAGGTGCCCTGGTTAGCCAGATTCCGTTCGAGACCAATGCGTATGCCCGTTATGGTGCCGACGATACCCTGAAGATAGCTTTAGTGGGTTGCGGGGGGCGCGGTAGGGGTGCTGCTATTCAGGCTTTGAGTACACAAGGTAAAGTAAAACTGGTAGCTATGGCCGATGCTTTCCGTGACAACCTCGACGAAAGTTTTACGATTATTGGTACTAGATTCCCCGATAAAAACCGGTTTGATGTACCGGAGAAAAACAAATTTGTAGGTTTTGATGCTTACAAAAAAGCCATTGCTTTAGCCGATGTGGTTATTTTGGCTACGCCTCCGGGCTTCCGCCCGATTCATTTTGAAGAAGCGGTGAACGCGGGCAAGCATATTTTCGCCGAAAAACCCATGGCAACTGATGCTCCCGGCGTACGTCGCGTGTTAGCTGCGGCGGAGGTAGCGAAAAAGAAAAATTTAAAAGTAGTGGTGGGTTTACAGCGCCGTTACCAGAATGCGTATCTGGAAACCTTGAAGCGCGTAAACGATGGCTCTATTGGCGATATAACCAGTGCCCAGGCTTACTGGCATAACGCCGGCGTATGGGTGCGCCCGCGCAAAGAAGGCCAAACCGAGATGGAATACCAGATGCGCAACTGGTACTACTTTAACTGGCTCTGCGGCGACCATATTCTGGAGCAGCACATCCACAACATCGACGTTATTAACTGGGTGAAAAACGCGTATCCGGTTTCGGCGCAAGGCATGGGTGGCCGCCAGGTGCGGAACGGCAAAGACCACGGCGAAATTTTTGATCACCATTACGTAGAATTTACTTACGCCGATGGTACCATCTTTAACAGCCAGTGCCGCCACCAGCCCGGCACCATGAACCGCGTAGAAGAAGTATTAATAGGCACTAAAGGCCGGGTAACGCTTTCCGGCGATGGTAAAGGCGTTGTTACCGACCTAAAAGGTACTTCCATCTACAACCATCGCGCTAAAAACGATCCGGATCCGTACCAAACCGAGCACGACCGCTTGTTCGCGGCTATCCGCAACAACACGCCGGTAAACGATGCCGAATACGGTGCCAAGAGTACCATGACCGCTATTCTGGGCCGCAACGCTACTTACTCCGGACAAGTAGTGAAATGGGACGATGCCCTAAATACGCAGCTTAGCATTATGCCGGAGAAATTTGCCTTTGATGCGCCCACGCCTACCAAACCCGATGCCAACGGATTTTACCCGATACCAACGCCCGGCGTAACCCGCGTTATTTAA
- a CDS encoding FMN-binding negative transcriptional regulator, protein MYIPKINAMTDETEIVSFMQQYSFATIITVKDNLPTATHLPFSISQRDDKVILTSHFAKANPQWQEVTANKVLVIFNEPHAYISPQHYEKELNVPTWNYLAVHAYGQGKIISEPEEILKKLEAMITTYEVDYLKQWHNLPDEFKFKMLNGIVAFEVEVTDLQAKKKLSQNKTAVEKQRIINALENSHYDSEKQIGNYMRKDNPATAKQ, encoded by the coding sequence ATGTACATACCCAAAATAAACGCCATGACCGATGAAACCGAAATCGTCAGCTTCATGCAGCAGTATAGTTTTGCTACCATTATAACGGTAAAAGATAACCTGCCAACGGCCACGCATCTGCCCTTTAGTATTAGCCAAAGAGATGATAAAGTTATTCTCACGTCCCATTTCGCGAAGGCTAATCCGCAATGGCAAGAAGTAACGGCTAACAAGGTTTTAGTTATTTTTAATGAGCCGCACGCCTATATATCACCGCAGCATTACGAGAAAGAGTTAAACGTACCCACCTGGAATTACTTAGCCGTGCACGCCTACGGACAGGGCAAAATTATTTCGGAACCAGAAGAAATTTTAAAAAAACTGGAGGCAATGATTACCACCTACGAAGTAGATTATTTAAAACAATGGCATAATTTACCAGATGAATTTAAATTTAAAATGTTGAATGGTATTGTGGCTTTTGAGGTAGAGGTAACAGACTTGCAGGCCAAGAAAAAGTTAAGCCAGAACAAAACGGCAGTCGAGAAGCAAAGAATAATAAACGCTTTGGAAAACAGCCACTATGATTCGGAAAAGCAAATTGGTAATTATATGAGAAAAGACAATCCTGCTACTGCAAAGCAATAA
- a CDS encoding PhzF family phenazine biosynthesis protein, which yields MKQKIYQIDAFTDKVFSGNPAAVCPLNQWLEDDTMQNIALENNLADTAFYVKQGHQYQIRWFTPTMEVALCGHATLAAAFVLFYHEGHPEDIIHFYSPRSGALTVTKKGKLLTLNFPADTIEPAALSDEIINCFDLKPRLAFKGKTDYLLVFDKEAEINKLTPAYEVIAKLKARGVIVTAKGDQVDFVSRFFAPQSGINEDPVTGSAHTTLTPYWAKQLNKTQLSAIQLSERKGYLQCTYLNDRVEISGQGKLYLAGEIYLD from the coding sequence ATGAAACAGAAAATATATCAAATAGACGCCTTTACCGACAAAGTTTTCTCCGGAAACCCGGCCGCCGTTTGTCCGCTAAATCAATGGTTAGAAGACGATACTATGCAAAACATTGCCTTGGAAAACAACCTGGCTGATACGGCCTTTTATGTAAAGCAAGGCCATCAATATCAAATCAGGTGGTTTACCCCCACTATGGAAGTGGCCCTTTGCGGACACGCTACTTTAGCGGCCGCTTTTGTTTTATTCTACCACGAAGGTCATCCGGAAGATATCATCCACTTTTACTCCCCCAGAAGCGGAGCGTTAACGGTTACTAAAAAAGGGAAATTATTAACCCTGAATTTTCCTGCAGATACAATAGAGCCAGCAGCCTTATCTGACGAAATAATAAACTGCTTTGATCTGAAACCTCGGTTAGCGTTTAAAGGCAAAACGGACTACTTGCTCGTTTTTGACAAAGAAGCGGAAATAAACAAATTAACGCCTGCCTACGAGGTAATTGCCAAATTAAAAGCGCGCGGCGTTATTGTTACCGCTAAAGGCGACCAGGTGGATTTTGTATCAAGGTTTTTTGCTCCGCAATCCGGAATTAACGAAGACCCGGTAACTGGTTCGGCTCATACTACCTTAACTCCGTATTGGGCCAAACAACTTAACAAGACGCAATTATCAGCCATCCAACTTTCGGAACGCAAAGGTTATCTGCAATGCACCTATTTAAACGACCGGGTTGAGATTAGCGGCCAAGGAAAGTTATATTTAGCGGGGGAAATTTACTTGGATTAG